ACCCTCACCCCACTGGATAAAGCTCCTCCTTTACCTCATAAATGGGCAGCGTGTCAGAGTTCCAGGCTTTGATTCGGGACTCGTTGACGTCTACGACCGTCACGGTGACCTCTGGACACATCTGGGCAATGACGCTGCAGGTTGGGCCTCCCACATACCCAGCCCCGATGCAGCAAATCCTTTTGATCTGAAACATCTACAACAAAGCAAGTAATAGTACGTTCAGCGACAAGAATAAACTAGCTGTGAACATTAACTCATAACTGCTGCTTGCTGAGCACTTTACGGTTCATGAACAGTGTCTTTATCTATAACTTTTAGATAGAGAAGGTGGTTCTTTGTGCTCAAGGTAAAGGAGTGAAAGTTGAATTCCTCAGATCCTCGATATCAgtcagattataaataaaatcgAGACATTTAACAACCAAAATACTACAGGATAGCAATTCTTTTTAACAGTTCAATTCATGTCATAAATTGTGTTGACGATAcaattcatagtcaatattgttttattctgaacgatccgattcactgacctaaaatcgatccaacttgagccaaaaattcaaccagtgtgactctgaTAAATTCCAGCATCTTGGACAGTGTGTTCTTGTATTTTCTTAATCAAGTATAGATTAAATGTGTACAATCAAACAGGTAAACCAGAATTGATAagaaatccattcacattttagtatcaaagttcagcccactgttgttttctcacatcaaaataatcaaaGGGAaatttattagaacattctagctcTCTGTATGGTCACATCTTTGCTAAATTGGTCGTCGTCATGGTGTTTAGTAAATATAGTAtagttacagtaaaataaacctattcAATTCTTATCAATTGATCTCATTTTCAACCAATTTCTTAGTAGTGTAGGTTGATTTGATTAGATTAACAACTTTCCTCAGACTGATTGGATTGTGGGAATAGAAATTAATTCAAAATTAGAAGAGAAACAGTAGATTATTATGACAAATAGTACCAGACAGATGTGGAAATATGCCTGAAAAGATGCTTTCTGACACTTAAAAGGTAGAATTTCCTATTTTCACGTGAAAGAATAGTAATTGTATATGAAActagaaaacaaacatgttactttttttagtagttttacTTCTAAAATCAAATGTGGTATATAGTCTGAAACTGTACCAaattaattaaagaaagaaaattcaaattctATTACTTAGAAGTGTCAATCATTATAGAGAAACGCAGTGGCATCTTTGTGGAGCAAAAAGAAAGAGTCCTTTGTTCGTTCATCAGTTTCGCCACGTCTGGCTGGGAATAAATGAGCCTTTCATCCACAGACGGAGCTGCTTTCGGACACCTTCCCGGCTCAAAACGCCGAGTTTAGCGGCGAACCGGAACACGTTTAACGGAACACCCACGAGCTACTTTAAGCTTTGCGTCAACGCAAACTGAAGCTGGAGGTTGTGTTTAATTGAATAGACTCTTTCTGGGCTGGTTAGCAAACCTTCAGCTAGCGCTGCGTTCCCTCCTCCACCAGGTCGGAACTTGAAGAAGGCGTAGAATTCACCGGCTTCTCCTTTAGAAAGATGAGAGTTCTGGACGAAACAACCACGAAATCCCAAACCGCGAGTCTGCTAACAACGACGAACCTTCCTTAACCTCAGGGAAACCAGAGCTCCGGAAAACGAACTTCCACCACGGAGCTCCTTCTGGCAACTAAAAGTTAAATGAACATACTTCAGTTCATTTACCAGATTTTGAGACAAGTCCACACGCTTCCGggttaatttcaaaataaaagcacaacgAATGTTGATCTGTGTAGTAAGGCTcaacttaattatttagaaTTAGATTTTCAAAACAATTACACCCTAACTAGCTTATTGTATTGATATGGAACTACAATTTGAATATTAACCTCAAATGGAATTCCGTGTAAATTagtaaaatgaatttattttgaaaagcaccTTGGCAGAGTCTTTGGAAATTATTAGTAGGATCAAATAACAGTTACATTTATCAGTAAATTCACGTGAGCTCatgtaaaacacaaatttgaCATCTCTTAATCAGAGACAAGTGGTTCATTTCAAATACTACCTCATGTATTGTTTTAAtctaggcttttttttttaatctgaaaatatTACAGCACATATTGTCAAAGATTACCTCATGAAATGCCCCCAAATAATCAATTTAAATCACTTCCTTATACTATagtataagacattaacaacaTATCAATTCGCCACTAAATTGACAAtcctcttttttgtatttttaaaatattttgtgtatTCTACAgaatacacattttattttggaaagcaagaaaattgacacaaaaaaaaaaaacattttcattcacaGCTTGTCTAGTAAATACCAGCTATATTCCACATTCACAACAGAAATTTGTTTCAAGTCTTCAAGAACTGAACAAGAAACTAGAAAAAGCAGTTTATTAGATAAACTCACAgaagtaaaacaacaaaagcaaatCTATCAACATATTTTATAGCTGATTTTAAGAGGAAAACACTTTTGCTATTTGAAATGATATGGATGATTGATaataatgatgataataatTGGATTTGGAGAGGTTTGTGAggtattttttgtctttatgtcaaagataaaaactaaagacaggtttaaaaaaaaacaggtcagTGTTAGCATTTAAAGATAACAGTTATTGCAGATTTTCATATATGACAGATATCCTTCTGAAATGCTCCTTAATGTGCGTTTGTTTTAGTAACAACTAAATGTATCactttccagaaaacaaatttctaaaaacatatttaatttgTACCAAATTGAAGAAAACAATTTCCAAAAAATGTTGGTCAGCTTTTTGgtatataaaaacattaaaaaatgaattggttgctgcaaaataaatcaaatatatatatgtagatatttgaaaaaataactgTCCCTTTTTTCAGTCACGGAATACTTTAAAACCCTTCTCTGGATAAGCTGTAGTTGAAGGATTATTTTCTAAAGGGTATGGTTTTGTTTGGTGGGCTCCACGGTGGAGGTGGACTGTCCAACAGTATTGCTTGTATTCgtctttcttctctttgtctCTTTTGTTCCAGatcttttcttctctgttggaatcataaaaaaaaatgaattgtaacatctcttttattttcagtgtccTAATTAAGGAGTAGAGGTACTGGGAAGCATGGAAAAGAAGTATCCAagtatttcaaaattaaatcacTAAAATGTATACATGTTTTGGGGATGAATAAACCTAAACTTGTcctttttaagtatttaaatTTTATAGGGATGTGACATTTTCTTAACCACCTACTTGTTCATCTCCACTGTCTGTGATCGTTCTACTTACCAGCCAGTTCTCATACATCTGCAAAGCTGTCTTCTCCCTTTCCTCTTTCAGATATTGCTCCTCTTCTTTCTTATTTTCAACCGCTTTGCGTTCCGTTTTTAGCTTTTCATGGAggacatcttttttcttttcacaccttgaatgttttaggaaaaaaggaaataaaagtaTCTGAAAAAACTAATTTACATATCTGCTGCTTCCTCTGCCTGCAAAGtgttttaattcagttttgctTTCACTGAAACAGAATCCTTGTATTGATCAATTCAATCAATAGTTAGATATTTTTGGCagataaaacaaatgtaaatatttgatcTTTGATGGTTCACTTCATCTGATAGACTCGAGGTCAacataataaacaaaacataagtCATGCAAAAGAATTAAAATACAAgtaaaatagaattttttaGGAAAAGATATGTCAACTTTACAGCATCTTTACCTGGTCTGTCGCTATGGCCAGCTTTTAAGACtgattactttgaaaaaaaatgagaaacctGAAATCAACATGACCGTAAAAACATGGGATTACCAGTCAGAAAATGCAGATtgggtgtttttctttctttcctcctctttcagttgttttccttccttcagtttgttttcggcctctttctgttttctgtatTGGTCTTGGAGAAGATGATCATGCTGACGCTTCCATTTCTCAAACATCTTTAATTGTTGTCAAAGATGTTTCAGATTAGCATCAAATGCACACTGGTGTGGTGTTTCgcgacaaacacaaacattaccTCAATGGCAGACtgccttttttcctgtttctcttgaGTTGTTCTTTGTTCTTTTCTAATCCTGTCTTTCCTCTCTTTGGCCATTGCTCGGAGAATTTCGACCTTCTTTTCTTTCCATGCTTTATATGATGCACtcgcttcttcttttttagccTCTTGGTCCTGTTTTTTGATAAAAGAATGGTCGTAAATGTAACATGATTaatcatttttcacatttcaatCTTCACATATGCAAAGGGTGACtcacttctttctctttttccttctgaagttcctctttcttcttcagcTGCATGTTCTctcttgacttttcttttttctttttgagccaTTCCTGCAAAGAATTTAACACATTAGGAAGCAGAGGTCAAAGTGAACTTTCAAAACTGATTTGTCAGAGAAATATCTGAAAGAAATATCTTAGATGTAGAATACGGAGCAGTTTGATACACAAATGTCCCTAGAATTCATGATCACAAAGAAAGGATAAGAATACAGATTTCATTTTGGGAtttcttttctctgcagacTTAAGAACTGTCCTTTTGAAAACTTTAGCTCACAACTGTCACACTGACTTCAGATAAGTGCTGCCCCCTGttggttaaaaaaggttttctgcagAGTTTTCTTGCTTTCAAATAGGCATCTAGGATTGGCACATTTTTCTCCATGCACAATACATTATTAaatctataaataaatattaaaataaaataaaaatactaaacaaTATTACAAAAGTTTATGCTCAATATGCAGAGGTATTAAATCACAAAGCCTCTATTTGGCAATGTAACTATCCCCTGTAGTAGCTATAATTATTCTTAAACCAGAAAACAATTATCTGCGTTCAATTGTGCTACCTGCTTCAGATAGGAAGTGGGAAAATTCACCTGTCTTGCTGCAAAAATGAACTAATATGTGCTGCAGTAAATTTTAAAGCATCAATGGAATACCAAAAAAAGGTgttcgttttttttaagtgaatttCAGCAGAAcacaactttaaattaaaactaaGTTTTAGGTAAAAAGGGATCAATAATAGTGATTTTAATCCATCGGTCTTTAACTCCTTTAAATGAGTAGAGGGGTAGCTGAATCCAGAAGTAACCACAAAGACTTTTTTCTGAACATAGGAACCATATTTAGAAACATAACTGCTGGAGTGGGGGCTCCTGCAGCAGGTAAAACAGCCCTCTGACATGCACTGACCTGATAAACAGCTGCTCTGAGGGATTCAGCTGCCTGCGGTTGAGATTCCTGCAGGGAAACTTTGCGGTCAAGAACTTTGAGTGCTCCCAAATACTTGGATTCCACTTTGGTGCACTCACTCCGAGGCCTCTCAGGGGTTTTGGAGCTCGATGTCCTGGTTCAAAGATTAAGGAAGAAAGAAATGGcagaaaattacaaaatgatGTTCCCTCAGGGCAACTGGAGTTTAAAATGATGATCTAGAAGACATTAAACCACTCAGATGTGCAACAAACTGTTTTCAAGATTCCTTTTTAAAGGTCTAGCTGCCCTGAAGAACAGAACCCTATCCTGTTTGTCTGAATTGGAAGCAAACCTCGTATCAAATGATTTTTCAGGGGACTGAGAAGGCAGATCTGTGTGATCCCTCGAGGATTCCTGCAGAGAAATATGCAAAAGTTAGGTAATAGTAGTTAGTTGTACTTTAAAAGACAGTCATGTCTGCAAGACTCACACTAAATTCTTGAAATGATGAAGAGTAATTTCTCTCTGGCTCTTTGTTGTCATCAGAAATGAGTCCATCTAAAACAACAGATCTGAAATTAATATTGTTCATTCCTCATAACAAGAATTAAGAACAGCTCGGTTCCAGTTATCACCTCTAGAATCAGAACCACATGTGGTCTTTGTGACAAACTGTTGACTCTCTTTGGAAGAGGATTTACTGAGACTTGAAACTGCTTGGTCTCCTTCTGTCCACTGTCACAAACGAGATTATGCAAACATGTTCACTTTGGAAGCACAAAATAGCAAACAGATGAACAGGCTGATCATTACAGTCATCAGGCTGGAGGTATCAGCTGAGAGTGGGATTGATGCAGAAGACGTCTGGGCTCCACAAGGATCTTGAGATCCAGTTTCTTCTGATGACTTCTCTGTAACATGAGATCTCAGTCTAAAGGTCCTTTGGCGCGGTTTGGGCTTGGGTGGTTCATTATATTTAATATTGTCtgaataacaagaaaaaaatgaaatgtaagtTTAATATCTAaggacattttttaatatttttaaaaagtcatcaaAACAGACCAGCTGGGATATCATGGTTTTGGTTGGATGTTGGTCTGGATGGACTCTCAGAATTTTCTTCCACTACATCTGGAGTTTCAACCACACTGTTGTCAGATGGCAATGGCAAAGGTAGATTATCCTCTGATGTTTGATATGACAGACTGGAATCTTCTCTAGCGATCTCCGGTTCTGTGGACTCCAAGGCACTGTTTTTAGATGACATGGTTTCTTCCCCAAGATGGGTCGACTGCTCCGAGGAAAAAGAGCCACTATTGTCAACCGGCTGCTCATTTTTTAACAACTCTGGGGTTTCTGTGTGGTTCGATGAGGAGCTGGTTGTTTGGGTTTTCAAGAAGGAGACCTTTTTTCTTGTGGTTTGACTGCTTTCGTCATCCGATAGCTCAAAGTTATTCATTTTGCCTTTATTCTTCCTGGCCTTGAAAGCATTCCTCTTTTTTCTGGAGTTGatgagttcatttaaaaaatctgaaacatgAGAAGCAACAGATCACTAATTGCTAACATTACTGCTTTGCCAATTATGCTGCTGTCACAACTTACCATCTTCATCATTATCATAATAATCATAATGCTCCAATTTAGCTCTGCTGGCTCTAGAAGACACCGCAGCCTGAAGTTCATCCTACAAGTAGAAATGTCAGTGGTAAACAAATTTAGCTTCTGATTGATCAGATAAACAAACGACTTCACTCACCTGAAATGTTGTTCTTTTAGATGCTTTTGGACTTTTGGGGTAAGCTAGTGTTCTAACCTCTTGATGTGTCATTATAAAAACCTAGATAATTGAGTTACGATTGTGGAGTTGTAGAACATGCTAGCATGTGTTCGAGGCTAATTAACCACTGGATCATTAACcgatgttttagtttgtttaatgGTTTCCTCAGTGAAACGCAATGGCAAAGCttttatacacacaaacacaatgcaACCAAGAATGAACGGTGTATGTCTAAAACCTACGAACGATAGGGCAATGGTGGATAAAGGCGTTGTTGATGGTAACCCTGGGAGACGACGGCCTGCGCTATTGCGCATGCTCAGAACAGCCCAATGAGGCACGAGCTTTCAAACCTGATTTTAAGTCAATAAAACAGCAACGCACacttccacaaacacacaccgacTTGCTCGATTTAACGATAACACGTTTATACGGACCCCTGaacgtgaaaataaattttaaaaaattgttcccTCAAATTAATCATTTGTGGCCACCaagtactttattttatttgcaaaaattattttagtATCAATTCCTACTACCAATTTGTGACTACAAAAGACTAATTTGtacacacaaaatactaattcgTGCCCACTAATTACTAATTTGAGGgaacaatttttattattttgaatgttTCCAGCGCTCTGTACATTTAAAcctatgatttaaataaaaaaaacagtggtttttcatttacatttttccctTAGAATTATTCTCATTGGTAATCTTTTGATGAATAACCATTTCTTTATAAACCTCTGAAGGGTAATAAAACTACTAATTATTACTTTATAGCTtatacttcttttttgttttacagaaatAGCTAAAATAGAGTGCAGTTAGTTGTCATTAATtatttagcacaaaaaaaagtactttaaagATTTTGTAAATACTAAACCAGGTACGTGCAAGCTTGCAACAAAACAGCCAAACATGTAAGACTTAGATCTTTATTCATTGTTGTAGGAAAAGTGCATAGTATAAGCCCTTAAACATTTAGAACAGTATAATTTGAGGTCTCTTTCATTTATCCATCTCAGTGATAACTTGTTGCTTTTGCACaagtgctttgaaaaaaaaaaaaaaaaaaaatctagacgaccttttttggcatttccagaaaaaaaaaattgaaaaagaaaaaaaagcagtatatatataaaaaaaaaaaacaatggtgcACATTTACTGATAGTACAAATGCACCATAAGGTAAACTTTACAATGCAAAAACCTTTGATctttaaacaaatgtatttatgcTCTGGCATTAAGGTCAAGTGGGGAAAACCAAGTGCAATATATAAACTctcaaaaatgttaaacattgTTGAGCTCAAGAAAAACCCCATTTTCTTGCTACAGGGTACAGTTTGAAGGTTTAGCTGGTGATTGTGGGATTCAATGATTCTGTTGAACGGTGGAAGTGGGTAAACCAGGGAAGGAACCAAACGGTTCAGGATACTGCTTTTGTCAGGGTT
The sequence above is a segment of the Oryzias latipes chromosome 1, ASM223467v1 genome. Coding sequences within it:
- the map9 gene encoding microtubule-associated protein 9 — protein: MTHQEVRTLAYPKSPKASKRTTFQDELQAAVSSRASRAKLEHYDYYDNDEDDFLNELINSRKKRNAFKARKNKGKMNNFELSDDESSQTTRKKVSFLKTQTTSSSSNHTETPELLKNEQPVDNSGSFSSEQSTHLGEETMSSKNSALESTEPEIAREDSSLSYQTSEDNLPLPLPSDNSVVETPDVVEENSESPSRPTSNQNHDIPADNIKYNEPPKPKPRQRTFRLRSHVTEKSSEETGSQDPCGAQTSSASIPLSADTSSLMTWTEGDQAVSSLSKSSSKESQQFVTKTTCGSDSRDGLISDDNKEPERNYSSSFQEFSESSRDHTDLPSQSPEKSFDTRTSSSKTPERPRSECTKVESKYLGALKVLDRKVSLQESQPQAAESLRAAVYQEWLKKKKEKSRENMQLKKKEELQKEKEKEDQEAKKEEASASYKAWKEKKVEILRAMAKERKDRIRKEQRTTQEKQEKRQSAIEMFEKWKRQHDHLLQDQYRKQKEAENKLKEGKQLKEEERKKNTQSAFSDWCEKKKDVLHEKLKTERKAVENKKEEEQYLKEEREKTALQMYENWLRRKDLEQKRQREERRIQAILLDSPPPPWSPPNKTIPFRK